One part of the Desulfobacterales bacterium genome encodes these proteins:
- a CDS encoding zinc ABC transporter substrate-binding protein encodes MQLNKILSYYMIFVIELLVFPAIVLSSSKVLVFTSIPPQKYFVEKIGGNFVDISVMIDSGANPHNYEPKPKQMADLSKAKIYFSIGINFEEVWLPRFQSLNPKLKIVYTDDGIEKFKLNDNHEGFDPHIWLSPPLVMLQARNILSALIEENPENKTIYEINYKNFIIELLDIDSEIRGIFIGKNKTEFMTFHPAWIYFAKAYGLIEISVEMEGKEPKPNELIKLIKHAKAHNIKIIFVQPQFSAKSAKTISDSIGGQIVFIDPLSSNWYENMKNAASKFKEALK; translated from the coding sequence ATGCAACTTAACAAAATTTTAAGCTATTATATGATTTTTGTAATAGAATTATTAGTTTTTCCCGCAATAGTCTTATCATCTTCGAAAGTTTTAGTTTTTACAAGCATTCCGCCTCAAAAATATTTTGTAGAAAAAATTGGAGGAAACTTCGTTGATATTTCAGTTATGATTGATTCTGGAGCAAATCCCCACAATTATGAACCCAAACCAAAACAAATGGCCGACTTATCAAAAGCAAAAATATATTTTTCAATAGGAATTAACTTTGAAGAAGTGTGGTTGCCTCGATTTCAAAGCCTTAATCCGAAGTTAAAAATCGTTTATACTGACGATGGAATTGAAAAATTTAAATTAAACGATAATCATGAAGGCTTTGACCCTCATATATGGTTGTCACCTCCTTTGGTAATGCTTCAAGCTCGAAATATTCTTTCAGCTCTCATAGAAGAAAATCCTGAAAACAAAACTATTTACGAGATAAATTATAAGAACTTCATTATCGAACTTTTAGATATTGATTCTGAAATAAGAGGCATTTTTATAGGTAAAAATAAAACCGAATTTATGACTTTCCATCCTGCATGGATCTATTTTGCAAAGGCTTACGGGCTTATAGAAATTTCGGTTGAAATGGAAGGTAAGGAGCCAAAGCCAAATGAATTAATAAAACTTATAAAGCATGCTAAAGCGCATAATATTAAAATCATTTTTGTTCAGCCCCAATTTTCAGCTAAAAGCGCAAAAACAATATCTGATTCAATAGGCGGCCAAATTGTCTTTATTGATCCTCTTTCATCTAATTGGTACGAAAATATGAAAAATGCGGCATCTAAATTTAAGGAAGCATTAAAATAA
- a CDS encoding pilus assembly protein PilP — protein sequence MINEIKKKIFLCTIIGVLGLVILESRIGLCAEDKIYPISVSEKTFSDKTFLVAQKDEIGVNDLSDRYNPAGRIDPFATPIHQPPPDRPNKLPEREKCNPSGPLELVSLSQLKLTGVIAGPSGNKALVEQANGKGFIIGVNTRIGSQCGKVVEIKDDRIIVEEEDINEITGELTHVKRELKLQKPAGEL from the coding sequence ATGATTAATGAAATTAAAAAAAAGATTTTTTTGTGTACTATTATTGGTGTGTTAGGATTAGTAATATTGGAATCAAGAATAGGTTTATGCGCAGAAGATAAAATTTATCCTATTAGTGTATCTGAAAAAACTTTTTCTGATAAAACCTTTTTGGTTGCACAAAAAGATGAAATAGGAGTAAACGATCTTTCTGATCGCTATAACCCTGCCGGAAGAATTGATCCATTTGCTACGCCAATTCACCAACCACCTCCTGATCGACCTAACAAGCTACCAGAACGTGAAAAATGTAATCCAAGCGGTCCTCTTGAATTAGTTAGCTTATCTCAGTTAAAATTGACTGGAGTTATTGCAGGTCCTTCTGGAAATAAAGCTCTTGTGGAACAGGCCAATGGTAAAGGTTTCATTATTGGCGTGAATACTAGAATTGGAAGCCAATGTGGTAAGGTTGTAGAAATAAAGGACGATCGTATTATAGTCGAGGAAGAGGATATAAACGAAATAACAGGTGAGCTAACCCATGTCAAAAGGGAACTTAAACTTCAAAAACCTGCTGGGGAATTATAG
- a CDS encoding transcriptional repressor, producing the protein MCHLCNYEEILQDSGLEVNANRILILQIIGNSTKPLNAKEILEIISRTQNINSVTVYRILELLVEHKALEKISSGDRSFRFGLAPNKNHQHHPHFYCTKCGNMECLSPEVISINIDSFEKFFSGIIDKTELRLDGICINCLTSKK; encoded by the coding sequence ATGTGCCATCTATGCAATTATGAAGAAATTCTTCAAGACTCAGGACTTGAAGTTAATGCAAACCGTATTCTTATTCTCCAAATCATAGGAAACAGCACAAAGCCTCTAAATGCAAAAGAAATATTAGAAATAATAAGTAGAACTCAAAATATTAACTCAGTTACAGTCTATCGTATTCTTGAACTTTTAGTTGAGCATAAAGCTTTAGAAAAAATAAGCTCTGGAGACAGAAGTTTTCGTTTTGGTCTTGCTCCAAATAAAAATCATCAACATCATCCTCATTTTTATTGCACTAAATGTGGAAATATGGAATGTTTATCCCCTGAAGTCATAAGCATAAATATTGATTCTTTTGAAAAATTTTTTTCAGGAATAATTGATAAAACTGAATTAAGGCTTGATGGGATATGCATAAATTGTTTGACATCAAAAAAGTAG
- the pilQ gene encoding type IV pilus secretin PilQ has translation MNSKTFLSNFLWRFWLVLVTILLIGGCAKIKKAPDARQISKDAELSISDIVEIADSEKAVVSIIGTGELRYTSFKMVSPPGIIFYFPDTKTLKTGEINPKTDVIKGIKTSLEGNKTKIEIILSHNASYDVIREGNTLKVAIDKTSESKDVVVVEEKKSSEIKEIKPDMIKSAWVNRVDFTREQAGKSLITVGTTIPVKYDIRTAAGNKVQLRLFKTQIPGYRQKTLETGRFDSAINKIDPMKAPDNDDDSIIEFDMKELVSYRIEQMGNILLINFDSPGSSTNASLKAPSLADNFSKSDSNTEQKSMASSTELNTTNVELTPISKTSELDRYDAPKQKYTGQKIALDFYETDIKNVFRILKDVSGKNFAIDNNVSGKVSLTFDKPVPWDQIFELVLKMNQLGKSEDGDVIRIATLETLKAEEKLKIDSLDAMKKAQEQEKALEPLVTEFISVSYSDAKKEVLPHIEKILTKERGSVGVDERTSQIIMIDTVAKVKEAKRIIEEIDKVTPQVIIEARIVEANTNFSKGLGVTWEAAGGIQGDDARAGSGPERGFHNLGGTYGYNMALNYPIADNANLGINFTRIAGTPFLLNAKLMAMESEGEGRIVSSPKIMTLDNKEAEIKQGVEMILNYVDGGGDPKSLTKNIDLKLKVKPKVTPDDRIMMTLDVSKNDIGPSYGNFPTFLTKEAKTELLINNGDTIVIGGILKTKQDNNKAGLPYLSKIPFIGWLFKSQTKSNEKEELLIFLTPKIVKLKQKSLS, from the coding sequence ATGAATTCAAAAACTTTTTTATCAAATTTTTTATGGCGATTTTGGTTAGTTTTAGTAACAATTTTACTAATTGGGGGGTGTGCAAAAATAAAAAAAGCACCTGATGCCCGACAAATAAGTAAGGATGCAGAGCTATCAATAAGTGATATTGTGGAAATAGCTGATAGCGAAAAAGCGGTTGTATCCATTATTGGAACAGGAGAATTGAGGTATACTTCATTTAAGATGGTATCTCCTCCGGGGATTATTTTTTATTTTCCTGATACAAAAACACTAAAAACAGGAGAAATAAATCCTAAAACTGATGTTATCAAAGGAATAAAAACTTCGTTAGAAGGGAATAAAACAAAAATTGAGATTATTTTATCACATAATGCTTCTTATGATGTTATACGCGAAGGAAATACATTAAAAGTTGCTATTGATAAAACATCCGAATCAAAAGATGTAGTGGTAGTTGAAGAAAAAAAATCTTCGGAAATTAAAGAAATTAAACCAGACATGATAAAAAGTGCATGGGTGAATAGAGTTGATTTTACTCGTGAGCAAGCGGGTAAGTCTTTAATAACAGTTGGTACTACAATTCCAGTAAAATATGATATTCGCACTGCTGCTGGAAACAAAGTTCAACTGAGATTATTTAAAACTCAGATTCCAGGTTATAGGCAGAAAACATTGGAAACAGGGAGGTTTGATTCCGCAATAAACAAAATAGACCCAATGAAAGCTCCTGATAATGATGACGATTCTATTATAGAATTTGATATGAAAGAATTAGTTTCTTATCGAATTGAGCAGATGGGTAATATTTTGCTTATAAATTTTGATTCTCCAGGTTCTTCCACAAATGCATCGCTTAAAGCTCCAAGCTTAGCAGATAATTTTTCTAAGTCGGACTCAAATACAGAACAAAAATCAATGGCCTCTTCTACAGAGCTTAATACAACTAATGTTGAATTAACGCCTATATCTAAAACTTCAGAACTTGACAGATACGATGCTCCAAAGCAAAAATACACAGGACAAAAGATAGCCTTAGATTTTTATGAAACTGATATAAAGAATGTTTTTAGAATTTTGAAAGATGTTAGCGGTAAAAATTTTGCTATTGATAATAATGTATCAGGCAAGGTGTCTCTTACTTTTGATAAGCCAGTTCCATGGGATCAAATTTTTGAACTTGTTTTGAAAATGAATCAGCTTGGTAAATCTGAAGATGGTGATGTTATTAGAATTGCAACTTTGGAAACTTTAAAAGCTGAAGAAAAATTAAAGATAGATAGTTTAGATGCAATGAAAAAAGCTCAAGAACAAGAAAAAGCTTTAGAGCCTTTAGTTACAGAATTTATTTCAGTGAGTTACTCGGATGCTAAAAAAGAAGTTTTGCCTCATATTGAAAAGATTTTAACAAAAGAGAGGGGTTCAGTAGGCGTTGATGAACGAACGAGCCAGATTATTATGATTGATACTGTTGCGAAAGTAAAAGAAGCTAAACGCATAATCGAAGAAATAGATAAGGTTACTCCTCAAGTTATAATTGAAGCAAGGATTGTTGAAGCAAATACAAATTTTTCAAAAGGCTTAGGGGTTACATGGGAAGCGGCTGGAGGCATTCAAGGAGATGATGCAAGAGCTGGAAGTGGCCCGGAGAGAGGTTTTCACAATTTAGGTGGAACCTATGGATATAATATGGCATTAAATTATCCTATTGCTGATAACGCAAATTTAGGTATTAACTTTACCCGTATAGCTGGGACTCCATTTTTATTAAACGCAAAATTAATGGCGATGGAATCTGAAGGTGAGGGACGTATAGTATCTTCTCCAAAGATAATGACATTAGATAATAAAGAAGCAGAAATTAAGCAGGGCGTTGAAATGATATTAAATTATGTTGATGGTGGAGGCGACCCTAAATCTTTGACAAAAAACATTGATTTAAAATTAAAGGTCAAACCTAAAGTAACTCCCGACGATAGAATTATGATGACATTAGACGTAAGTAAAAATGATATTGGTCCTTCTTATGGTAATTTCCCTACATTTCTTACGAAAGAGGCTAAAACAGAATTACTTATAAACAATGGAGATACGATAGTTATAGGTGGAATTTTAAAAACTAAGCAAGATAATAACAAGGCAGGCTTGCCATATTTATCGAAAATTCCTTTTATTGGGTGGCTTTTTAAATCTCAAACAAAATCTAATGAAAAGGAAGAATTGTTAATATTTTTAACACCTAAAATTGTAAAACTAAAGCAGAAGTCTTTATCGTAA
- a CDS encoding ABC transporter ATP-binding protein, translating into MDSIIEVKDLWFSYNGHVILKEVNLKVSEKGFLAIIGPNGGGKTTLLKLMVGLLKPNRGSIKIFGKTPGEVSSLIGYLPQESSINKDFPISVFDVVLMGRLKPNMKWSRYNKQDKMAAQEVLEKVEMWSFRNSRIGELSGGQRQRVFIARSIVSEPKILFLDEPTSSIDSKGQTYLYNLLKKLNESIIIIIVSHDLMVLSTYVKSVACVNQCLHYHDDSEFTNEMFDILPCPVELIAHGVPHRVFQKH; encoded by the coding sequence ATGGATTCAATAATAGAAGTTAAAGATCTTTGGTTTTCTTACAATGGGCATGTTATTTTGAAAGAGGTTAATTTAAAAGTAAGTGAAAAAGGGTTTTTAGCTATAATTGGCCCTAACGGTGGAGGTAAAACAACGCTTCTAAAGCTAATGGTAGGGCTTTTAAAACCAAACAGAGGATCAATAAAAATTTTTGGAAAAACTCCAGGTGAAGTGTCTTCTCTTATTGGATATTTACCCCAAGAATCAAGTATAAATAAAGATTTTCCTATTTCTGTTTTCGATGTCGTTTTAATGGGAAGATTAAAGCCTAATATGAAGTGGTCAAGGTATAACAAACAGGATAAAATGGCTGCGCAAGAAGTTTTAGAAAAAGTGGAAATGTGGAGTTTCAGAAACAGCCGAATAGGAGAGCTTTCAGGAGGTCAAAGACAAAGGGTTTTTATTGCTAGATCCATTGTTTCTGAACCTAAAATACTTTTTTTAGATGAACCAACATCAAGTATTGATTCAAAAGGACAAACCTATTTGTATAATCTTTTAAAAAAACTTAATGAAAGTATAATCATTATAATCGTTAGTCATGATTTAATGGTATTGTCAACGTATGTAAAATCAGTTGCATGTGTAAATCAATGTCTTCACTACCATGACGATTCGGAATTTACTAATGAAATGTTTGATATACTTCCTTGCCCTGTCGAACTAATTGCCCACGGAGTTCCTCACAGGGTTTTTCAAAAACATTAA
- a CDS encoding Ig-like domain-containing protein: MKYKKLLLLYKVSLALFLACAFIGCGAEGQLNEGTPPEPVVVVVSPISQVSLESGSAAIVANGVSQSLLSATVKCTDGNNASDGTQVVFVTTAGDLDASLDGVQTSYTSKTKDGVATAYLTSPTLVGTANVTATVSGINSITSVAFVPGSIKSIILSASPNNLTADGTSKAVIRAEVKDEYGNAVADGENIAFEIVSGKGQLSLPAQLTAIGIASVEYTVSAISGKDIIKAKSVNGITSTVEVMLIQALIGKVRVEASSVSVIADGKSKVQVNAYVNDEFDKPVGDGTPVTFTTTAGDLDEDMEGIQLIKTAYTSKGIATVFLVSTVHVGVASVQATAGGVTDVVDEPINFIPGGASTVVLSPSSKQVTLGGANVTINALVTDSLGNPCTNETLTFKIIEGSGTLSSSTVLCTDGKATINFTPPNVESITKITATTTNGTAGTCEIKVTNVGREVASIKLSVAQSKIKADEKSSTTITVTMLDSSGKAVPKGTSASVTTSLGKFSNGSTIIAVATPDESGKVDVSLHAGKDPGVAQITVSSNGITNVASVVFECTRPVAASLTLTVSSAKIKSDGVSSTVITATIMDSAGVPVVAGTPINFSTTLGTFRNGYDSVYIGTPDDTGKITVSLIAGKIPGIAKITAVVDSITNMVSVEFEGGALTPDVIELKPADYILPADGLSTMEIIATAKTSNNQAVQGVQVSFKSSHGSIIAKNNGVTDANGQVIAVITSERLLVPKVEITAECQGAIGKVYIAFTGIELNLTANPSSLYSGGTSNITGVLKDAAGKVISNANVSLEVRKEDITDNKGRVIFNLINPLKDFKFKVESSDGTPITNGYLIYYKSINPDVIGESVPLDANGGAIFTDNVIGSVTLELAEDTAGTKPISNKILSYGSTTSTVTTDSLGQFTYSVSSNSGKLSVRASGNGATAKIFVYFTKYKLSLTANPEIIKVNTGSATITATLLEDGVAKSNESISFSTTLGTITESAVTDNNGSATATLKSGFQSGIAVVNAMVTVDGMTLTASVQVSFVGELAHKIVLSVNPSIVATKGVAEVKANVYDSTDQPVANQKVFFKIEKGAPGGGEYLENSAVTTDNFGVAIVKFIAGTLPTTLIERLTVVASVSSDFKDKFFVQITIAGPPANIGVGTNLEKVTADGAHLVMDVSAVVTDINGNPVVDGTPVYFSVSSIAFDEYRTIVADDVNRPAIKSWTVNASNQIIDEERNGAVGITSSTQPCEPDPLNPAICLNATTETENSCKQNDSFAILNPGEWRDKDNNLINVEVRVCGGIGGCWNRYYGSARGNVKPSNLGYTKGNPFFRKSKNDLGITWFTTDVNLDGVYPVTYGSDCMVIGMIQFTESEDKNKNGILDAGEDINGNGVLDPVNGAVIANKIETGNGIAKTQMSYLQTLGQNIKVRITAEAGGVKSFYDATLLCTKAMCEAGTCGQEY, from the coding sequence ATGAAATATAAAAAATTATTATTGCTGTATAAAGTATCTTTAGCATTATTTTTAGCCTGCGCTTTTATTGGATGTGGCGCGGAAGGGCAGTTGAATGAAGGAACTCCGCCGGAGCCTGTAGTTGTCGTTGTAAGCCCTATTTCCCAAGTTTCATTGGAATCTGGTTCTGCAGCTATTGTAGCAAATGGAGTATCTCAATCTTTACTATCTGCTACAGTTAAATGCACAGACGGTAATAATGCTTCAGATGGAACTCAAGTTGTATTCGTAACTACAGCTGGCGATTTAGATGCTAGCTTAGATGGGGTTCAAACATCATATACATCTAAAACTAAAGATGGTGTAGCAACTGCTTATTTAACAAGCCCAACTTTAGTTGGAACTGCTAATGTTACAGCGACTGTTAGCGGTATAAACAGTATAACTTCAGTCGCTTTTGTTCCAGGTTCGATAAAATCGATTATTTTGAGTGCATCTCCTAATAATCTTACGGCTGATGGAACAAGCAAAGCTGTAATCAGAGCTGAAGTAAAGGATGAGTATGGGAATGCTGTGGCTGACGGAGAAAATATTGCATTTGAAATAGTCTCTGGAAAAGGTCAGTTGAGTCTTCCCGCACAGTTGACTGCAATAGGTATTGCTTCAGTTGAATACACAGTTTCGGCAATTTCAGGAAAAGATATTATTAAAGCTAAGTCTGTTAATGGAATTACTTCAACAGTTGAAGTAATGTTAATTCAAGCTTTAATTGGAAAAGTTAGGGTTGAAGCTTCTTCTGTTTCTGTTATAGCTGATGGGAAATCAAAGGTGCAGGTAAATGCATATGTAAATGATGAATTTGATAAACCAGTTGGTGATGGAACGCCAGTTACTTTTACAACTACAGCTGGTGATTTGGATGAAGATATGGAAGGTATTCAGTTGATAAAAACTGCATATACCTCAAAAGGAATTGCAACTGTATTTTTAGTAAGTACAGTTCATGTTGGTGTAGCTTCTGTTCAGGCAACTGCCGGAGGCGTTACAGATGTAGTAGATGAGCCAATTAATTTTATTCCTGGTGGCGCATCAACTGTAGTGTTATCTCCTTCTTCAAAACAGGTTACATTAGGTGGAGCAAATGTTACAATTAATGCTCTTGTAACAGATTCATTGGGTAATCCATGTACAAATGAAACATTGACATTTAAAATTATCGAAGGATCAGGTACTTTATCATCGTCAACTGTTTTGTGTACTGATGGAAAAGCAACAATAAATTTTACTCCTCCGAATGTTGAAAGTATAACTAAAATAACTGCGACAACTACTAATGGAACAGCAGGGACTTGCGAAATTAAGGTGACTAATGTAGGTAGAGAAGTAGCATCAATAAAACTGTCTGTAGCGCAGTCTAAGATTAAAGCAGATGAGAAATCATCTACTACTATTACAGTTACAATGTTGGATTCTTCAGGAAAAGCTGTGCCAAAAGGAACCTCCGCTAGTGTTACAACTTCTTTAGGAAAATTTTCAAATGGATCTACAATTATAGCAGTAGCTACTCCTGATGAAAGCGGAAAAGTTGATGTATCATTACATGCTGGAAAGGATCCCGGTGTAGCTCAGATAACAGTTTCTTCAAATGGTATAACAAATGTTGCGTCGGTTGTATTTGAATGCACGCGTCCAGTAGCAGCAAGTTTAACTCTTACTGTATCTTCTGCTAAAATTAAATCAGATGGAGTTTCCTCAACTGTTATTACTGCGACTATCATGGATTCAGCAGGGGTTCCTGTGGTTGCTGGTACTCCAATTAATTTTAGTACAACATTAGGAACCTTTAGAAATGGTTATGATTCTGTATATATTGGTACTCCTGATGATACAGGAAAAATAACTGTATCATTGATTGCAGGTAAAATTCCAGGCATTGCTAAAATAACTGCTGTTGTTGATAGTATCACAAATATGGTTTCAGTTGAATTTGAAGGCGGGGCTTTAACTCCAGATGTGATTGAATTAAAACCAGCTGATTATATTCTTCCAGCTGATGGTTTAAGTACTATGGAAATTATTGCGACTGCTAAAACTTCTAATAATCAAGCAGTTCAAGGTGTTCAAGTATCATTTAAATCGAGCCATGGAAGTATAATAGCTAAAAATAATGGAGTTACCGATGCAAATGGTCAGGTAATCGCAGTAATAACAAGTGAAAGATTGCTTGTACCTAAAGTAGAAATTACTGCTGAATGTCAAGGTGCTATTGGAAAGGTGTATATTGCTTTTACAGGAATAGAATTAAATTTGACAGCCAATCCAAGTAGTCTTTATTCAGGAGGAACTTCTAATATTACCGGAGTTTTAAAAGATGCGGCAGGAAAAGTTATTTCTAATGCTAACGTTAGTTTAGAAGTTCGCAAAGAAGACATTACTGACAATAAAGGTAGAGTTATATTTAATTTGATTAATCCTTTAAAGGATTTTAAATTTAAAGTTGAAAGTAGTGATGGAACTCCTATAACGAATGGATATTTAATATACTATAAATCCATAAATCCTGATGTTATCGGAGAGAGTGTTCCTTTAGATGCAAATGGTGGAGCTATATTTACTGATAATGTGATTGGATCCGTTACATTGGAACTTGCGGAAGACACAGCAGGTACAAAACCAATTTCCAATAAAATTTTAAGTTATGGTTCAACTACTTCAACAGTAACTACAGATTCTTTAGGGCAGTTTACATATTCTGTTTCATCTAATTCTGGTAAACTTTCTGTTAGAGCTTCTGGTAACGGTGCAACAGCGAAGATATTTGTTTATTTCACAAAATATAAGCTTTCTTTAACAGCTAATCCTGAGATTATTAAAGTTAATACAGGTTCTGCGACGATAACAGCTACACTTTTAGAGGATGGCGTAGCGAAAAGCAATGAATCAATAAGTTTTAGTACTACATTGGGAACAATTACAGAATCAGCCGTAACAGATAATAATGGCTCTGCGACAGCAACTCTAAAATCGGGCTTTCAATCTGGTATTGCAGTCGTTAATGCGATGGTTACTGTTGATGGTATGACATTGACTGCATCTGTGCAAGTTTCTTTTGTTGGAGAATTAGCGCATAAAATTGTTTTAAGCGTAAATCCAAGTATTGTTGCTACAAAAGGCGTTGCTGAAGTAAAAGCTAATGTATATGACTCTACTGATCAGCCTGTTGCTAATCAAAAAGTTTTCTTTAAAATTGAAAAAGGAGCTCCTGGCGGAGGCGAATATTTAGAAAATAGTGCAGTTACGACTGATAACTTTGGTGTGGCGATTGTTAAATTTATCGCTGGAACTTTGCCAACTACTTTAATTGAACGACTTACAGTTGTTGCATCTGTTTCCTCGGATTTTAAAGATAAGTTTTTTGTGCAAATTACTATAGCCGGTCCTCCTGCTAATATTGGAGTTGGAACAAATTTGGAAAAAGTAACTGCTGATGGTGCTCATCTGGTTATGGATGTGAGCGCAGTAGTCACCGACATTAATGGTAACCCAGTAGTAGATGGGACTCCTGTATATTTTTCAGTTAGTTCCATTGCTTTTGATGAATACCGAACAATAGTTGCTGATGATGTTAATCGTCCAGCAATTAAAAGTTGGACAGTTAACGCATCAAATCAAATCATTGATGAAGAAAGAAATGGTGCAGTAGGAATAACTAGCAGTACCCAACCTTGTGAACCGGATCCTCTTAATCCAGCGATATGCTTGAATGCTACGACCGAAACCGAAAATAGTTGCAAACAGAATGATAGCTTTGCGATTTTAAATCCAGGTGAATGGAGAGATAAGGATAATAACCTTATTAATGTTGAGGTCAGAGTTTGTGGCGGCATAGGAGGTTGCTGGAATAGATATTACGGTTCAGCTCGAGGCAATGTAAAGCCATCAAATTTAGGATATACTAAAGGTAATCCTTTCTTTAGGAAAAGTAAGAATGATTTAGGCATAACATGGTTTACTACAGATGTTAATCTTGATGGTGTTTATCCTGTAACTTATGGAAGCGATTGTATGGTTATTGGTATGATTCAGTTTACTGAAAGTGAGGATAAAAATAAGAATGGAATTCTTGATGCAGGAGAAGATATTAATGGTAATGGAGTTTTAGATCCTGTAAATGGTGCAGTAATAGCAAACAAAATAGAAACTGGAAATGGTATTGCAAAGACGCAAATGAGTTATCTTCAAACCTTAGGACAAAACATTAAGGTAAGAATTACTGCTGAAGCTGGAGGAGTAAAAAGTTTCTATGATGCAACATTGTTGTGTACAAAAGCAATGTGCGAAGCTGGAACGTGTGGTCAGGAATATTAA
- a CDS encoding metal ABC transporter permease, with amino-acid sequence MLDIFQYEFMRNALFAGLLAGIACGIIGSLVVSNRIVFIAGGIAHSAYGGIGIAYYFGFPYILGTLGFSIVYAFFMAAISIKEKYRSDTIIGVLWAIGMAIGIILTDLKPGYNVDLISYLFGSMITVPRTDIYIMIILTIFIALTVWYFYNNFLAMSYDIEFAQVRGVPIRFLYFLLLMMIAISVVIIIRVVGLILVIALLTIPPYISEKYCVSLYKMMFFSIVLNWIFIIVGLIFSFFLNLTSGATIIMIASIAFFISLALDRFKNRKIFEIPE; translated from the coding sequence ATGCTTGACATTTTTCAATATGAATTTATGCGTAACGCTTTATTTGCAGGACTACTTGCTGGGATCGCTTGTGGAATCATAGGCAGCTTAGTTGTTTCTAATCGTATTGTCTTTATTGCAGGAGGTATCGCTCATTCTGCATACGGCGGCATAGGAATAGCTTATTATTTTGGATTCCCTTATATTCTTGGAACTTTAGGATTTTCAATTGTCTATGCTTTTTTTATGGCGGCAATTTCCATTAAAGAAAAATATAGATCTGATACTATCATTGGAGTTCTTTGGGCAATAGGCATGGCCATTGGAATAATTCTTACGGACTTAAAGCCCGGATACAATGTTGACCTTATAAGTTATCTTTTTGGAAGTATGATAACTGTTCCCAGAACTGATATTTATATTATGATTATTTTAACGATTTTTATCGCTTTAACTGTTTGGTATTTTTATAATAATTTTTTAGCAATGTCGTATGATATCGAATTTGCTCAAGTAAGAGGCGTTCCTATTAGATTTTTATATTTTTTGCTTCTCATGATGATTGCAATATCTGTTGTAATTATCATTCGTGTTGTAGGGTTGATACTTGTTATAGCTCTCCTTACGATTCCTCCCTATATTTCTGAAAAATACTGCGTTTCCCTTTATAAAATGATGTTTTTTTCTATAGTATTAAACTGGATTTTTATAATTGTCGGCCTTATCTTTTCATTTTTTTTAAATTTAACCTCAGGAGCGACTATAATAATGATAGCAAGTATTGCTTTTTTTATTTCATTGGCATTAGACCGCTTTAAAAATAGAAAAATTTTTGAAATTCCGGAGTAA
- a CDS encoding CPBP family intramembrane metalloprotease: protein MNKIKLSTFFISISLVALTELLLPVIFKHLSNLTIVGIIRIVQINLILIVVFAFNSNLKAIGFSQDTLFSGLRQGIIWSIGFGIIAIFGLIIIFLFLKMNPFGLIRIYMPNDKIGIILFFAVGGIIAPIAEEIFFRGIIYGFLRQFGIIFAILFTTLIFAFAHGNFSIIPVIQIAGGLIFAVSYEVEKKLLVPIIIHSLGNISLAIISMFTVGIKG, encoded by the coding sequence TTGAATAAAATCAAATTAAGCACATTTTTTATTTCCATTTCATTAGTTGCTCTTACTGAACTGTTGCTTCCAGTAATTTTTAAGCATTTAAGTAATTTAACTATTGTTGGAATAATTCGTATTGTTCAAATAAATTTAATTTTAATAGTTGTATTTGCTTTTAACTCGAATTTAAAAGCGATAGGATTTTCTCAAGATACCTTATTTTCTGGCCTTAGACAAGGAATTATTTGGTCTATTGGCTTTGGAATTATAGCGATTTTTGGCTTGATTATAATTTTTTTATTTTTGAAAATGAATCCTTTTGGCCTTATAAGAATTTACATGCCTAATGATAAAATTGGAATTATTTTATTTTTTGCCGTTGGTGGCATCATTGCTCCTATTGCTGAAGAAATTTTTTTTAGAGGGATAATTTATGGTTTTTTAAGGCAATTCGGAATAATATTTGCTATCCTATTTACAACATTAATTTTTGCGTTTGCCCATGGAAATTTTTCTATAATTCCTGTAATTCAAATAGCAGGCGGATTAATTTTTGCTGTATCCTATGAAGTAGAAAAAAAATTGCTTGTTCCTATAATTATTCATTCCCTTGGAAATATATCATTGGCTATAATTTCTATGTTTACTGTCGGAATTAAAGGATAA